The window GCGACATGCTCATTTCGAAGGACGGCGAGCTGACGCGCATCCAGTGTGCGCTGGTCGAGACCAAGGAGGTCGAACGCATCGTCGATTACATCTCCAAACAGCAGGGTTACACGGCGGCCTATGCGCTGCCCGACTATACGCCCGACAGCGGCGACGGATCGCAGATGGGCAGCGAAGAGACCTCTTCGGCGCCTCTGAAATACGATTCGCTCTTCGCCGAGATCGCCCGCAGCGCCGTGCAGGACGGGTCGATCTCGACTTCGATGATCCAGCGCAACTACGAGGTGGGATTCAACCGCGCCGGGCGCATCATGATGCAGCTCGAACGGGCCGGCATCGTCGGCCGTCAGCAGGGTGCCAAGCCGCGCGACATCCTCTACCACGACCTGCCCTCGCTGGAGGCCAAATTGCAGGAACTGGGGGTATTTTAAGCCGTCGGCTAATTGGAAATTGAGAATTAAGAATTAAAAATTGGCTGCGCGGCAGTTGGGGGACGATATGAAGAAAAACGCATCTTTCATTTTTCATTTTTCACTTTTCATGGTGGTGCTGTGCTGCGGAATGCCGCAGAGCAGGGCAGCCGGGCGCGCCACGGAGATACTCGAAAAACTCGCCGCGGGGTTCCGCGCGATGCCCGGTTACAGCGTGGATTTCGAAGTCTCGGCGGGCGATTACAAAAGCCGCGGCAGCTATGTCGTCGAGGGACGGTGCTACTACCTCGCGCTGGCCGACGCCGAGGTTTTCGCCGACAGCGTGGTCCGCTACGAAATCGACAACCGCCGCCGCGAGGTGACCGTGACGGAGGTGGACGCCGCGAGCCGCAATATCCTGAACAATCCCGTCCGGGCTTTCGATTTCCTCGGCAGCGAGTATATCCCGGCGTTGGTCTCCGAAGCCGGGGGGCGCGCCGTCGTGCGGCTGACGCCCGCCGCCGGGAACGATTCTCCGGCGGGCAGCGTCACCGTGACGGTCGATACCGC of the Alistipes senegalensis JC50 genome contains:
- a CDS encoding LolA family protein, producing the protein MVVLCCGMPQSRAAGRATEILEKLAAGFRAMPGYSVDFEVSAGDYKSRGSYVVEGRCYYLALADAEVFADSVVRYEIDNRRREVTVTEVDAASRNILNNPVRAFDFLGSEYIPALVSEAGGRAVVRLTPAAGNDSPAGSVTVTVDTAAMRPLSLSYDYDGEQVQVGILGIAPLAGHVRLFDRKNYADYEFIDFR